A genome region from Ignavibacteriota bacterium includes the following:
- a CDS encoding succinate dehydrogenase cytochrome b subunit, which yields MSKPVAFLSSSVGRKMLMALSGLFLCSFLLVHLYINLFLFKQDNGAEFEMYGHFMATYPLVRPLEIVLFAGFLLHAFIGIWLWIMNRRARPVRYKVSKAGENSTLSSRIMWATGTIVGIFLVIHINGFFVQSRFITPGRPMYEIVREAFMNPWLDAFYIIALGFLAYHLKHGFQSAFQTFGLRHSRYERLIEFVGMLFWLLVPLGFAAMPLYFLWAY from the coding sequence ATGAGCAAACCTGTTGCGTTCCTTTCGTCCTCCGTGGGCCGGAAAATGCTGATGGCATTGTCGGGCCTCTTCCTGTGCAGCTTCCTCCTCGTCCATCTGTACATCAATCTGTTCCTGTTCAAACAGGACAACGGCGCGGAGTTCGAGATGTATGGCCATTTCATGGCGACCTATCCCCTGGTCCGGCCTCTGGAGATCGTCCTGTTCGCGGGATTCCTGCTCCACGCCTTCATCGGGATCTGGCTCTGGATCATGAACCGCCGCGCCCGGCCCGTCAGGTACAAGGTGTCGAAGGCAGGCGAGAACAGCACCCTCTCCTCCCGGATCATGTGGGCCACAGGCACGATCGTGGGGATCTTCCTGGTCATCCACATCAACGGGTTCTTCGTCCAGTCGCGCTTCATCACTCCAGGACGCCCGATGTACGAGATCGTTCGCGAGGCGTTCATGAACCCCTGGCTCGATGCGTTCTACATCATCGCGCTTGGGTTCCTCGCGTATCATCTGAAGCACGGCTTTCAGTCAGCGTTCCAGACCTTCGGTCTCCGGCACTCCCGGTATGAACGCCTGATCGAGTTCGTCGGCATGCTGTTCTGGCTGCTCGTCCCGCTCGGGTTCGCCGCCATGCCGTTGTATTTCCTCTGGGCTTACTAA
- a CDS encoding ABC transporter permease, with the protein MSLSYTLRESMSGFRRTKLSSLLSIITIAISLLLLGVFAVLTIHATRFIDEIRARVELEVFLEEPITRHDIDSLRAVITGIDGVGSVVYVSKADAAAIFKKEFGEDIMSVLDFNPLPPSYKIGLADGYRTAAHAERLERRLASLTGVESVKYRKEFLEIIDERARIVHNISLGLGVLVGLSAIVLVSNTIRLAISAKRQIIRTMELVGATRMFIRTPFLLEGIMQGLLGGALAAGILYLLLAYAVRIISPDLPGLLRIENVYYAAVVVAGGLLGWIGSSISVMRFIRPQGR; encoded by the coding sequence ATGAGTCTTTCTTATACGCTCCGCGAAAGCATGTCGGGGTTCCGCCGGACGAAGCTCTCCAGCCTCCTGTCGATCATCACCATCGCGATCTCCCTCCTCCTCCTCGGCGTGTTCGCCGTGCTGACCATCCACGCGACACGCTTCATCGACGAGATACGCGCCCGCGTGGAACTCGAAGTATTCCTGGAAGAACCCATCACGCGCCACGACATCGATAGCCTGCGGGCGGTCATCACCGGCATCGACGGCGTGGGGTCCGTCGTGTACGTCTCCAAAGCCGATGCCGCAGCGATCTTCAAGAAGGAATTCGGCGAAGACATCATGAGCGTGCTGGACTTCAACCCCCTCCCGCCGTCGTACAAGATCGGATTGGCGGATGGGTACCGTACGGCGGCCCATGCGGAACGGCTGGAGCGCCGGCTCGCCAGCCTCACGGGCGTGGAGAGCGTGAAATACCGGAAGGAATTCCTCGAGATCATCGACGAGCGTGCGCGCATCGTCCACAATATCTCGCTCGGCCTGGGCGTGCTCGTCGGACTCTCGGCGATCGTGCTCGTCTCCAACACGATCCGCCTCGCGATCTCGGCGAAACGGCAGATCATCCGCACGATGGAGCTCGTCGGCGCCACGCGCATGTTCATCCGGACGCCGTTCCTGCTCGAAGGCATCATGCAGGGGCTCCTCGGCGGAGCGCTGGCGGCCGGGATCCTGTACCTCCTGCTTGCCTATGCTGTGCGGATCATTTCACCGGACCTTCCCGGACTCCTGCGCATCGAGAATGTGTATTATGCCGCGGTGGTCGTTGCCGGTGGCCTCCTCGGTTGGATCGGGAGCAGCATCTCGGTCATGCGGTTCATCCGTCCGCAGGGACGCTGA